From Streptomyces yatensis, one genomic window encodes:
- the recG gene encoding ATP-dependent DNA helicase RecG, with translation MADHLDLHTVGDLLHHYPRRYAERGELTRLSDLPLDEHVTVVAQVADARVHTFNGGRGRRLEVTITDGSGRLQLVFFGKGVHKPRSELQPGTRAMFAGKVSVFNRKRQLAHPEFKTLGAESGAEAVEAFAHQLLPLYPACKQMESWQIQQAIDTVLGPAGHEETALAGLVDPLPDSLREGRGLATLPEALRKIHRPATKTDIAMARDRLKWDEAFVLQVALARRRRADAQLPAAPRKPVPDGLLTAFDARLPFTLTEGQRRVSEEIFADLATDHPMHRLLQGEVGSGKTMVALRAMLGVVDAGGQAAMLAPTEVLAQQHHRSITEMMGELAEGGMLGGAEQGTKVVLLTGSMGAAARRQALLDLVTGEAGIVIGTHALIEDKVQFHDLGLVVVDEQHRFGVEQRDALRSKGKQPPHLLVMTATPIPRTVAMTVFGDLETSVLDQLPSGRSPIASHVVPAKDKPHFLARAWERVREEVAAGHQGYVVCPRIGDDAGDEGDASKGAASPSPEDEAEKRPPLAVVEVAEQLTKGPLSDLRVEVLHGRMQPEAKDDVMRRFAAGEVDVLVATTVIEVGVNVPNATAMVIMDADRFGVSQLHQLRGRVGRGSAAGLCLLVTDMPEASPARARLGAVAATLDGFELSRIDLEQRREGDVLGQAQSGVRSSLRVLAVIDDEEVIAAAREEATAIVADDPELTGYPELRTALDALLDKEREEYLDKG, from the coding sequence ATGGCCGACCATCTCGACCTGCACACCGTCGGCGATCTGCTGCACCACTACCCGCGGCGGTACGCGGAGCGCGGTGAGCTGACCCGGCTGTCCGACCTGCCCCTGGACGAGCATGTGACCGTGGTGGCGCAGGTCGCCGACGCCCGGGTGCATACGTTCAACGGCGGCCGGGGCCGCCGGCTGGAGGTCACCATCACCGACGGCAGCGGCCGTCTCCAGCTGGTCTTCTTCGGCAAGGGGGTCCACAAGCCGCGATCGGAGCTGCAGCCGGGCACCCGCGCGATGTTCGCCGGGAAGGTCTCGGTCTTCAACCGCAAGCGGCAGCTGGCCCACCCGGAGTTCAAGACGCTGGGCGCGGAGAGCGGCGCGGAGGCCGTGGAGGCGTTCGCCCATCAGCTGCTGCCGCTCTATCCGGCGTGCAAGCAAATGGAGTCCTGGCAGATCCAGCAGGCCATCGACACGGTGCTGGGCCCGGCCGGCCACGAGGAGACCGCGCTGGCCGGGCTCGTCGACCCGCTCCCCGACAGCCTCCGCGAGGGCCGGGGGCTGGCCACGCTCCCCGAGGCACTGCGCAAGATCCACCGGCCGGCCACCAAGACCGATATCGCGATGGCCCGGGACCGCCTGAAGTGGGACGAGGCGTTCGTCCTGCAGGTGGCGCTCGCCCGGCGCCGGCGGGCCGACGCCCAGCTGCCCGCGGCGCCCCGCAAGCCCGTCCCGGACGGGCTGCTGACCGCCTTCGACGCCCGGCTGCCGTTCACCCTCACCGAGGGCCAGCGCCGGGTCAGCGAGGAGATCTTCGCCGACCTGGCCACCGACCACCCCATGCACCGGCTGCTCCAGGGCGAGGTCGGCTCGGGCAAGACCATGGTCGCGCTGCGCGCGATGCTCGGCGTCGTGGACGCCGGGGGACAGGCGGCGATGCTCGCGCCCACCGAGGTGCTCGCCCAGCAGCACCACCGCTCGATCACCGAGATGATGGGGGAGCTGGCCGAGGGGGGAATGCTCGGCGGCGCGGAGCAGGGCACCAAGGTGGTGCTGCTCACCGGTTCCATGGGCGCCGCGGCCCGCCGTCAGGCGCTGCTGGACCTGGTCACCGGCGAGGCTGGGATCGTGATCGGCACCCACGCCCTGATCGAGGACAAGGTCCAGTTCCACGACCTGGGGCTGGTCGTCGTCGACGAGCAGCACCGCTTCGGGGTCGAGCAGCGCGACGCCCTGCGCTCGAAGGGCAAGCAGCCCCCGCATCTGCTGGTGATGACGGCCACCCCGATCCCGCGCACCGTCGCCATGACCGTCTTCGGCGACCTGGAGACCTCCGTCCTGGACCAGCTGCCCTCGGGCCGCTCCCCGATCGCCTCCCATGTGGTGCCCGCCAAGGACAAGCCGCACTTCCTGGCCCGCGCCTGGGAGCGGGTGCGCGAGGAGGTGGCCGCCGGGCACCAGGGGTATGTGGTGTGCCCGCGGATCGGGGACGACGCCGGCGACGAGGGGGACGCGTCCAAGGGCGCCGCGAGCCCGTCCCCCGAGGACGAGGCCGAGAAGCGCCCCCCGCTGGCCGTCGTCGAGGTCGCCGAGCAGCTCACCAAGGGGCCGCTGAGCGATCTGCGGGTGGAGGTGCTGCACGGGCGGATGCAGCCCGAGGCCAAGGACGACGTGATGCGCCGCTTCGCCGCGGGCGAGGTGGACGTCCTGGTCGCCACGACCGTCATCGAGGTCGGTGTCAACGTCCCCAACGCCACCGCCATGGTGATCATGGACGCCGACCGGTTCGGCGTCTCCCAGCTGCATCAGCTGCGCGGCCGTGTCGGCCGTGGCTCGGCCGCCGGGCTGTGTCTGCTGGTGACCGACATGCCCGAGGCCAGCCCCGCCCGGGCGCGGCTGGGCGCGGTCGCGGCCACGCTCGACGGCTTCGAGCTGTCCCGGATCGACCTGGAGCAGCGCCGGGAGGGCGATGTGCTCGGCCAGGCCCAGTCCGGCGTCCGCTCCTCGCTGCGGGTGCTCGCCGTCATCGACGACGAGGAGGTCATCGCGGCGGCCCGGGAGGAGGCGACCGCGATCGTCGCCGACGACCCGGAGCTGACCGGATACCCGGAGCTGCGCACCGCGCTGGACGCCCTGCTGGACAAGGAGCGCGAGGAGTACCTCGACAAGGGCTGA
- the rsmD gene encoding 16S rRNA (guanine(966)-N(2))-methyltransferase RsmD produces MTRVIAGAAGGRRLAVPPGNGTRPTSDRAREGLFSTWESLLGSLDGARVLDLYGGSGAVGLEALSRGAGHVLLVESDPRAARTIRQNVRALGLPGAELRTGKAEQTVTGQAPVTGPYDVVFLDPPYAVTDAELREILLTLLGNGWLAADALATVERSTRGGEFVWPAGFEGLRARRYGEGTLWYGRAASTCENAS; encoded by the coding sequence ATGACCCGCGTGATCGCCGGAGCGGCCGGCGGACGCCGCCTGGCCGTGCCGCCGGGAAACGGCACCCGACCCACTTCGGACCGGGCGCGCGAGGGCCTGTTCTCCACCTGGGAGTCGCTGCTCGGCTCGCTGGACGGGGCCCGCGTCCTCGACCTGTACGGCGGCTCCGGCGCGGTCGGCCTGGAGGCGCTGTCCCGCGGCGCCGGCCATGTGCTGCTGGTCGAGTCGGACCCGCGGGCGGCCCGCACGATCCGTCAGAACGTCCGGGCGCTCGGTCTGCCCGGCGCGGAGCTGCGCACCGGCAAGGCCGAACAGACCGTCACCGGCCAGGCCCCCGTCACCGGCCCGTACGACGTCGTTTTCCTGGACCCGCCCTACGCCGTCACCGACGCCGAACTCCGCGAGATCCTCCTCACACTCCTGGGGAATGGCTGGCTAGCGGCCGACGCGCTGGCCACCGTTGAGCGGAGCACACGAGGTGGGGAGTTCGTGTGGCCTGCCGGATTCGAGGGGCTACGGGCCCGTCGGTACGGCGAGGGCACGCTTTGGTACGGTCGCGCCGCCTCGACGTGCGAGAACGCGTCATGA
- the coaD gene encoding pantetheine-phosphate adenylyltransferase, protein MTGSESEELPLRRAVCPGSFDPVTNGHLDIIGRASKLYDVVHVAVMINKSKQGLFTVEERIDFLRQTTEEYGNVKVEAFHGLLVDFCKQRDIPAIVKGLRAVSDFDYELQMAQMNNGLSGVETLFVPTNPTYSFLSSSLVKEVAAWGGDVSHLVPPVVLESLSERLGRK, encoded by the coding sequence ATGACCGGATCCGAGAGCGAGGAACTTCCGTTGCGCCGCGCAGTCTGCCCGGGGTCGTTCGACCCCGTCACCAATGGACACCTCGACATCATCGGCCGTGCCTCCAAGCTCTATGACGTCGTGCACGTCGCCGTGATGATCAACAAGTCGAAGCAGGGCCTGTTCACGGTGGAGGAGCGGATCGACTTCCTCCGCCAGACCACGGAGGAATACGGAAACGTCAAGGTAGAGGCGTTCCATGGACTTCTGGTCGACTTCTGCAAGCAGCGCGACATCCCCGCGATCGTCAAGGGGCTGCGGGCCGTCAGCGACTTCGACTACGAGCTGCAGATGGCCCAGATGAACAACGGCCTCTCCGGCGTGGAGACGCTGTTCGTGCCCACCAACCCCACCTACAGCTTCCTCTCCTCCAGCCTGGTCAAGGAGGTCGCCGCCTGGGGCGGCGACGTCTCCCACCTGGTGCCCCCGGTGGTGCTGGAATCGCTCTCCGAGCGGCTCGGCCGGAAGTAA
- a CDS encoding ATP synthase F0 subunit B, which yields MDVQKKLDEIVDTVGGARSMPMSASCVVNRAELLAMLEEVRAALPDSLAHAQELIGGRDQMVEEARREAGRIIESAHAQGASLISDTEMVRKAQEEADRILTEARREAEEIRAEADDYVDSKLANFEVVLTKTIGSVGRGREKLLGRVPGAEDGFEQPDEGPERSADPATLRQRADEYVDTKLGAVSAVLSKTLEAVGRGRQKLLGARPADELGAHMAAQDEAGMALRTTDDDYLADLAQSQAAVAQPVAQPDQAAADAAYYAATAGYQQQDGYAMQGGYQQQAYVPQQDQQAYVPQQDQQAYVAQQQDPYAMQGGYQQDAYAWQQQAQAQGYDPNAGYVPQQPQQPPHHHQQQQSGAALDETSLFDTSMIDLDQLRQYEQGR from the coding sequence GTGGACGTGCAGAAGAAGCTCGACGAGATCGTCGATACCGTCGGCGGCGCCCGGTCCATGCCCATGTCGGCCTCGTGCGTGGTCAACCGCGCCGAGCTGCTCGCCATGCTCGAAGAGGTGCGCGCGGCACTCCCGGACTCCCTGGCCCACGCCCAGGAGCTGATCGGCGGCCGGGACCAGATGGTGGAGGAGGCCCGCCGGGAGGCCGGGCGGATCATCGAGTCCGCGCACGCCCAGGGCGCCTCGCTGATCTCGGATACGGAGATGGTGCGGAAGGCCCAGGAGGAGGCCGACCGGATCCTCACCGAGGCCCGCCGGGAGGCCGAGGAGATCCGCGCCGAGGCCGACGACTACGTGGACAGCAAGCTGGCCAACTTCGAGGTCGTGCTCACCAAGACCATCGGCTCGGTGGGCCGCGGCCGCGAGAAGCTGCTCGGCCGCGTGCCCGGCGCCGAGGACGGCTTCGAGCAGCCCGACGAGGGCCCGGAGCGCAGCGCCGACCCGGCGACCCTGCGGCAGCGCGCCGACGAGTACGTGGACACCAAGCTGGGGGCCGTCTCGGCGGTCCTCTCCAAGACCCTGGAGGCGGTCGGCCGGGGCCGTCAGAAGCTGCTCGGGGCCCGGCCCGCCGATGAGCTCGGCGCCCATATGGCGGCCCAGGACGAGGCCGGCATGGCCCTGCGGACCACCGACGACGACTATCTGGCGGACCTCGCCCAGTCCCAGGCGGCCGTCGCCCAGCCCGTGGCCCAGCCCGATCAGGCGGCCGCCGACGCGGCGTACTACGCCGCCACCGCGGGCTACCAGCAGCAGGACGGGTACGCCATGCAGGGCGGCTACCAGCAGCAGGCCTACGTACCGCAGCAGGACCAGCAGGCCTACGTACCGCAGCAGGACCAGCAGGCCTACGTCGCGCAGCAGCAGGACCCGTACGCCATGCAGGGCGGCTATCAGCAGGACGCCTACGCCTGGCAGCAGCAGGCCCAGGCCCAGGGCTACGACCCGAACGCGGGCTATGTGCCCCAGCAGCCCCAGCAGCCGCCGCACCACCATCAGCAGCAGCAGTCGGGCGCCGCGCTCGACGAGACCAGCCTGTTCGACACGAGCATGATCGACCTCGATCAGCTCCGCCAGTACGAGCAGGGCCGCTAG